The Armatimonadota bacterium genome includes the window ACCAGTAGCTGCATCGCGCCGTTGCCTGCGATCAAGAAGATCGCGGTCGCGCCGATCAGGCCCATGCCTACCGTAAGGAGTCCGGCCACAGCGCCCGCGCGGAACGCCACTTCAAGCGAGCGTCGCGGGCTGGTGAGTGCCGCCGCCGCCGAGCGCATATTCGCGGCAACGGCCATGATCATGCCTGCGAATCCAGCGATGTAGGAGGCCGCAACGCCGCCAACAAAACAGATTGCCAACGAGATCGCCGTCTGAGCGCCCTTGTTCCAGAAGAACATGGCGAGCAGGATCGAAAGCACGATGATGAAGGGCACCATCGTCTTGATTTGGCGTCTCAGATAGGCGAGGGCGCCATCGCGAATCGCCGCGCCCACTTCCTGCATCTTCTCATTGCCAGTGCTTTGGGAAAGCACCCACTTGCCGATCATCCATGCGGCGATGAGCGAGATGAATCCAAAGGCAAGTGAAATCCCAAGGTACACATAGTCGCCCTTGGAGAACTTGAGCTGGACGTCCTCGCCGCCCGAGCCAAAGGCTAAGCCCGGCAGCGCCGAGCACAGGGCGGTAAGTAATAGGAGGATCAAGGCGCGGCTTCGCGCTCGCGCCGAGTGGAGGGTCGTTTGAAACATCGCTTGCACCAACCTTAGCTGTGTTCCCACGCTTCCATGCGCCATTCCGGCATTTGGCCGTGATGTCTTAAGACACCGTAGGATACCTGAACCGGAGTCGCTCTAGGTTCCCAGGCGCTAGGGGACGAGCGGAGGAAGAGATGAAGAGATCAGGGGAAGAGGGGATGAAGGGACAGGGGCCTTCACCTGCTCAGGGCAGGCATTTCCACAGTGGAGAGATGGTGCTGCCCCTTTCTGCTGATCCGGAGGAGGAAGAGGTTTGGGTTGGAGGCCCCGGGGGACGTCGGTTGCTGGATTTCGCAACCTGGAGCTGCTAGGGATGTCTCGCAAAGCCGTCATGGCGCGATGGACCCCAAAGGGCTAACCCCTCCCTCGTTCTCGTTCGCAAATGAGTACGGGGCCGGAAAGAAGACAACAGCAACTACAGGGTGTCCTTGACTCCAATCCAGGGCCGCTCCTTCACCCGCTGCGATAGTGCTCAGCCGAACCGAGCACCACGTGAAGGCTCAAATGTGAACCCACCCGCAACAAAAAACTACACCAGCATCGCTTGGGGCCACGTGCAGGCCGACTTTGTGGGCCATTTTCCGGACTCGACCAGGTCGGTGATGTTCGTGGTCACGACCGTGTAGCTCTCCACGCTTCCGTCGGCGGCGTAGTGGGTGCGCACGGCGTCCAGCTCCCAACGATAGCCGCCTTCAGGTTCTCGGAACCGATATTGGAAGCTGCTAAACTCGCGCCCCGCCTTCGCGTGGCTCTCCATTCCGGCGATCACGATTGGCAAATCCTCTGGATGCATCAGATCCAACACTTGGATCTTCCCAGACGTGAAATCCTCATCACTCCAGCCCTTGGCGCCGGCGGAGCCGAAGGCGAAGAGGATCCGGAACGGAGGCTGTCCCTCAACCCTGTAGACGGCCATCGGCATCGTCTCCATCAGGTTCGAAAGGTAGCTGACCTTCACCTGCTGGCTCGCACCAAACTCATTCCGCTTGCTGGAGTCGCTGCTGCGAAGCGCGAGGCCCACGCCCGCCTTTGCCTGCTCGAATAGGCGTTCATATCGGTGCCTCTCAGCAGCCTCGTAAAGCACCAGAGCCTTCAAGTCTTCGAAGGCGATTTCCTGCCCCATCGGCTCGCCGGCCAAGGCGCGCAAAGAGCCTTCCCTTATGGAGGGGTGGAACACCTGGTCGAGATTCCTCCAATGCTCGGCGACGCCGGCGGCAGTCATTCCCAAAGTCGAGGCGATCTCCTCATCGCTCTTGCCAAGAGCGCCCATTGAGAGGACCTTCGCCATTCCGGGACCAATCTGGTTTTGAAAGAGCACGCTCATCGCTTTACATATTCTACGAGCGATAGCGAGCAATCGAACCGCAGTTTTTGCGACACTTCGACTTTCGTTAGCCGATTAGGCTCACCCAATCAGTTCGTAACGAGTGTTTCGACGTCTTGGCTCGAATCCGGCGCCACGAATGAGTTTTTCGAACTCTCTGGCGGTGATGATGAACTTATTTCCCTTGGCCGAAACCACGTTTTCTTCGATCATGATGGATCCGAAGTCGTTTGCTCCGTAGCGGAGCCCTATCTGAGCGACCTTTGGCCCTTGGGTCAGAATCGAAAGCTGGATATTGACAAAGTTATCCAGAAAGATACGCGATACCGCTAAGGTGCGAAGGTAATCCCAGGATGAGGCCTTTTGGGAGATGGGTAGTTGCGTGTCTTCGGGTTGGAAGCTCCAAGTCACGAACGCCCGAAATGGGGCACATTCGTCTTGAAGGTCCCGTATCCTGGTGAGGTGCTCGACCCGATCTTGAAGCGTTTCCACGTGCCCAAACATCATGCTTGCCGTGCTCTTGAGGCCAAGGGAAGTCGCGGTACGCATGCACTCCAGCCACTCGTCGGTCGTGTCCTTATAAGGCGCGATGATCTTCCGCACACGGTCTACTAGGATCTCGCCGCCGGCGCCAGGTATGGAGTGAAGCCCTGCAGCCTTCAAGCGAGTAAGGCAGTCTTTCAGGGTGAGCTTTGAAATGTGAGAGATGTAGATGGCTTCTGCGGGAGAGAGCGCATGGAGGATGACCTCGGGGTAAGCCGCCTTGATCTTGCGAAAAATGTCTTCGTACCAGTCAATCTTGAGCTTGGGGTTCAGTCCGCCCTGGAAGAGGATTTCGACGGACTCGGCCGGGGATGAGGACGGCAAAGGTGGTGAGGATGGTGAGAGTTGTGAGGGTTGTGAGATAGGCTCGGATCCACTCTCACCACTCTCACGCATTTCCCTAGCCGTTTCCACCGTGTGCCTGACCTTGTCAAGGATCTCGTCCTCGGTGAGCGTGTAGCCTTCCGCGTGATTGGGGACTCTATAGAACGCGCAGAACTTGCAGCGCACCCAACACACGTTGGTGTAGTTCAGGATTCGGCCGACGACATAGGTCACGACCGGATCGGGAGCTAGCTGTTGGCGGCGCAGGGTGGCCAGGGCAGAGAGGGACAGCGGATCGGCGTTTTCTAGAAGAAAGAGGGCATCTTCTGGAGAAATCCTGCCGCCGCCCTGAACGATCCCGCCGATAGCATCGAGCCGCTGGGAGTCCGTCTTACCTGACAAAACTGTCGTCATTAACAGACTATTCTACCGACGGCCTCACGATGGTGTTTCACGCGCACACGGATTGGTGATCCGGATGAACCCCGTGAACCGTGAAAAGTCCCTGTCTGCCGAGTAGATTTCGTCCACGCCGTGGCAAAGGCATAGCGCCACGATGCGCGCATCGTGCACCTTTCCGCCCCGAACGTCGCCTCCCCACAAGACCTTCTGGAGGACCGGGAAGTAGTTGCCCGTCTCCGACAGGAGGACGGTCTGGGGGCACCTTAGCAGCTCCAGGATGGCGCCGATGGCCACGCTTGGCTCCGTCGGGTCTGCAAATAGGCGCGGGTTCGTCATGATCGAGTAGAACTCATGGAGCACTTGGTAGGGAAGCGCCCAAGGCTCGCCTCCTTCGAGGACCCGTCTGAGCGTGCTCAGCGCTTCGGTGTGGAACGGCATGTCGCCGCGGTGGGCGTATACGAGAATGTTCGTGTCAAGAGCGATCACTACTCGCGGTCTCCGTAGCAGAGCGCCCGAATCTGCTCCCAGTTGGAGAAGTCCACACCGGGCTGAATTCCCGGCTTACCCTTGAAGGTGAAGGCGCCAGGATTGAACTTGAACGCCCCCTTGTGCGAAGGTGAGATTTCGGCGGCAAGGGCCCGCGTAATAAGTTGAGCCAGCGTCACGCCTTCGTCGAGCGCCTTCTTCTTGGCCGCCCGAAACAGGAGGTCGGGAATTTGTATGGTCGTCTTCATGCCGTACAGCCATATTCTACCATATGGCAATATGGCTGCCCGCGGCTAGAACCCTACTTTGTACCGAATGATGCGCGTCGAATGAACGACCTGCTTGCCACAGCTCAGGCAAGCCATCACCCGCATCCCACGGTGTTGGGGTGAGATGGCAGCCTCGGTGAAGCCGCTCGAGGCTTCGCAATGCTCGCAATTGCCTGCAGAGCCTTCGCGAGACGTCTGGGCGCGGAAGGACTCCCTGTTCAGTCTCCCAAGCGCGCCAACGAAATCCTCGGCTTCCCTTGCCTCCTTGAGCATCCCGACGAACTCAGACACCTGGAATGACACTGGGGGCGAATAGTCCGAGAACTCCGGATCGTCCTCGGTGGGAGCCGTATCGGTCGCCTGATACCACGTGATGCGATCCACTGGGCTGACCTCGACCACAAACCGGAATTCCGGGAACCTGGCGTTCAGGACATTAGCCCACTGCTCCGCCAACACGGGCTCGCCCGCAAGCGCATCGTCCGGGTCGTGGAAGGGGTGGTCGTGGTGCACGAAGTGCTGATACTCCCAAAGCTCCATGCTTCCAACCCGGGAGATCTCTCGCGCAATATGGATCGGGATATCCTTTGCCGGCAAATTGAACACCAGCCCTTCATACTCGTGCGGATCAAGGTCTTCCGAACTGAAGCGAATATCCACGGCCCGATGAGATTACCGCCTGATGCAAGCTGATACATCCTGATACATGCCCTGTGGTACCTTCGCTTCAGCTTGAAGCCCGGCATCACTCTTGCCACCATCGTCCGCAACGAGGCGCGTTGCCTTGAGCGCTGCCTGAGTTCCTTGAGTGGGCTTGCCACCGACGTCGTCCTCGTCGATACCGGCTCCACCGACGGCACCCAAGAAATTGGCAGAGCCAACGGCGCCCGGATCATCGAGATCGAATGGCCAAATGCCTTCGACGCCGCCCGAAACGTCGCGCTCGATGCCGTCGAGACCGAGTGGACCCTGTGGCTCGACGCGGACGAGTGGCTTGTGGAGGGTGCGGTGGACGCCATCAAACGGGCGATCCTGAACGACCTGGCGTTTGGATTCACACTCATCCGTCGAGACCTTCTACCCGACGGAGCCCACGGCGAGCAAAGCCTGTTTCGTTTATGGCGGACCCATCCGGAGGTTCGGTTTGCCGGGGTCATCCACGAACACCTGCCGGACGAGGCGCTGATGGCCGCCTATCCGGGCCAGAAGCTGATGAACACCGACATCCCGTTTTGGCACGACGGCTTTCGGCAGGAGGTTTCCGAAGCCAAGCTAAGGCGGAACCTGCCCTTGCTGGAGCGCGAGGTTGAGCTTCGGCCCGGGCAGTATTACTACCGCATCGAGCTGGCGAACACCCTTGTCAAGCTGGGGGACCCGAGGGGGCAGATCCTCCTGGACGAGCTTGCCGACGAACTCGTTAGCCTCCAGCATCTCGACGAGCCGCCTTCCAATACCTTGGACCAGTTTCTGGCCTCCTATCTCACCGGTCTGCCCGATGTGGAGCTTCGAAGCAGACGGGCCGACGTCCTCATCCTTCTGTGCAAGGGTTGGTTCCCTAGGAGCCCCTGGGCGCTCAGCGTCGCCGCTCAAACTGAGATCCGACGTGGCAACCTCCATGGGGCCCTTTCCACCCTTCAGGACCTTGAACGCCTTGCAGCGTCGGGGAAATACGACCGCTCCACGACGGTTCATCCGATGCTGCTGGGTGAGGCGCTTTACACCAACCTCGCGCTTGTGGCGCACCAGCTCGGGCGGGTCGATCTTGCGAGACTGAACTACGAAAGGCTCCTAAAGCTCGACCCCCAGAACCCGTTGGCACGAGAAAACCTGGCGACGCTCAGACGATGAAGCTGATGCGGAATCCGTCGTATTCCGGGGCGGGATCGTAGTCCTCGTCCGAAACGGAGTCCACCCTTCCTGGGCCGAAAAGGAGCTGCTCGCGGAAGAGGTCCAGAACCACGGGATCGGGATGCTGCGCGATGACTTCGACCCACTCGTCGAGCCGGTTCCACACTTCGCCAAGCACCTCGTATTGGTCCGCACAGCGTAGGGTGTAGTCGCGGAATCCCACTCCTTGCACTCTCCCGCTCACAACCATTCGCCGCGTGGGCATACCTGGAGTATATACCGGGTTCAAGCGTCCTTGGTGATCCGTGAGCCAGCCTCGCCCTCTCTCAGTCCGCCCCCATCTTCTTTCTTAGTTGCCCCGCTTCCCCCCAAAACGGGGACAGAAGAGAGTAGCCGGGGGTCGAGCGAAGCGACCCCCTGGACCAGGCGCAACCCGAAGCCGCAATCCGGGCGGCCGCCACCCCGCCCCAGTCCTCCATGACCTCAGCGGGGTCAGAAGGCAGTAGCCAGGGGTTGAGCGAAGCGACACCTCTGGACTAGGCGCAACCCAACCCCCGCACCCCGCAAGGGGTGCCACAAGGCCCATCGCACTCGCAACGTCGCCCTTCGCCGGCGTCCAAGCCCAAACCTCTGTCGTACAATGCAGGATCATGCTCGAAGAGACCCAGCGTGCCGATGCCAGCCAGCTTGCAGAATCGTATCGCCGTGAGGGCTTCGTGATTGTCCGAGGTCTTCTCTCGAAACGGGAGGTGCAGGAATACCTGGCCCACTTCATGGCGCTCAGGGAATCGGGCTTTGACCCCGGTGAGAACAGCGAAACCCGGCTGCTCTCGGACGATCCGCTTCGCCTGTGGCCAAGATTCATGCACCCGCACCGGCGTGATCCCAAGAGCCTGAGCCTGCTCCTCGACCCGCGAATCCGAGCAGTGCTCCGATCGGTTCTCGGTGAGGACGCGCTGGCCGCGCAGACCATGTTCTATTTCAAGCCGCCCGGCTCGAGGGGCCACGCGCTGCATCAAGATCAGTACTTCCTGAGGGTGGATCCAGGAACCTGCCACGCGTGCTGGGTTGCTCTCGATCCGGCGGATGAGGACAACGGCGGCATGCGCGTGGTCCCCGGCATGGGCGACTTGCCGCTGATGTGCGTCAAGCAGGCGGACCCTTCCCAAAGCTGGTCCCAAATCACCATCCCTCTGCCCGACGATGCAAAAGCCGTCGAGCTTCAACTCAATGCCGGCGATGCCCTCTTCTTCAACGGCTGGACCCCGCACGGCAGCTCGACCAACACCAGCGCCGATCGCTTCCGCCGCAGCTTCATTGCTCACTACGTCCCGAGTTCAGCTCGCCAGGTTTCGGCGTGGTACCAGCCGCTGCTGAATTTCGAGGGCAGGGAAGTCACCCGCGAAGTAAGCCCCCAAGGCGGTCCATGCGGCGTGTGGACCGAGGACGACGGAAAGCTCTCACTCTCCATGATCGACCCTGACTTCGAACAGCCCAAAAAGGAGCACGAGTAAAGCTCCGCCCCTTTCTCCTGCACTGGAGGAGGAAAGGGTTGGGGATGGAGGTTCCGGAGGCTGAGCGATGAAGGGATGATGAGATGAAGGGATGATGAGACCGAAACACCGTCTGCCAGATCATTGCGAGCCACTTCATCCTGGCTGATGAGGTCCTACCCTTCATCCCCTAATCCCGTCACTTCATCATCTCCTCGGCCATACCCCCCAGCCTATGCGCCCCGCTTCCTATTGAGCTTCGCCAGGGTCCGGTCCAGGTACGCCGTCTCGGGCATGGCCAGCCTGCGCGTGATGCCGTAATACACCCAGACGCCACTTAGCCCAAACACAAACAGCCGCACCAAAGACAGCGCGTTGTGGCCGAGGCCTTCGCCTCGAGGCACTACAAGAGCGCCCATCCATAGGACCAAGCCCATCGCCAACCCCGCCCCCGAACTCTTGAAGAACGTGGCCGTGATCCCCTTAAGGTCGAATTCCTCGATTCGTCGGTTAAGGACTCCGAGAAGCATCACAGCAAGCAGAATCGCACTGACGGAGCTCGCCAAGGGCAGTGAGAGGTAGCTCAAGGAGGTCAACCGGAGACCAAAGCAAAGCCCCAAAAACACTGCGGTCGTGGCCGTTCCGATGGCGATCGGCGTCACCGTGTTCTGGATCGCGAAGAACCCGCGCATCAGTACCGGATGCAGGCACCAGGCGAACACGCCGACCCCAAAGAGCTGAAGGCAGGAGGCCACCACCGCGGTGTCCGATGCGCCGAACCGCTTTCCGTATTGAAAAAGAACCGCGACGATGTCGGGTGACTGGACGATCATCAGAGCCGAGACCGGGACCGAGATGTAGATCACGGTGCGCAGCGTTGAGGCGAGTTGCGACGCATACTTGTCCATCTCCTTCTGCGCAAAGTGCATGCTGAGCGTGGGGAAGACCGCGATGGCCAGCGATTGTCCGAACACTGCGAGCGGTGCCTGCATCAGCTTGTTCGAGAGGTCCATCGCCGTTGCCGTGCCTTTGCCATAGTAACTGCTGAAAGCCTGCATGATCAGCCCATAAACCCCCGGAAGCGAGAGCCCAAGGATGACCGGAAGCATCAGCTTCATCACCTTCTTCACGCCTGGGTGGCTGAGGTCGAGTGAGGGTCTGAACTCTGGGTTCACGGCGCGAAGGGCGACCAGCGGCACCAGAAAGCTCCCGATCGTCGCTCCGATCAGCGCGCCCCACGACATGCCCACCACGCCAGGGGTCACGAACTGGCTGATCACCAGCGCGCCAAAGATGATTCCCAGGTTGTAGACGTTGGGCCCCAGCCCTGGAACGGTGAAGCGCTGATGCGAATAGAGCGCCCCAAACATGAGTCCACCAATGAAGAACGCGAACTGGGCGGGCAGTACGATCCGGCTCATCGTGGCGATCAGCTCACGAACCGGATCGGCGTCCGAGCCAGGTGCCACCGCGTAGGTGAGCGGGTAGGCGAAGACCCACGCGAAGACGACAAACCCGATCACGATCACCGACATGAGCGTGGTCACGACCGAGAACACCTTCCAGGCCTCATCTTTCCGGTCGGTGTGCAGGTATTCGCTGAAGACCGGTATGAACGCCGAGCTAAGCGCACCTCCTGCAACCAGAAAAAACAGCAGGTCGGGAATGGAATAGGACCAGCGGTAGGCGTCGGTGAACTCGTTGCGCCCGAAGCTCCAGACCATCACCTGGTCACGCAGCACCCCCAAAATCCGGGAAAGGAGGAGGCTCGCTGCCATGATCAGGCTGGCGCGCGCGACGGTCGGTGCTTGCTGCGTGGACACTGGAGGTGGTTGTACCTCCCTATCAACGGACTCTGGAGGGACCAGCCGAGGCCACATTCAAGCAATCGGGTCGATTAT containing:
- a CDS encoding PAS domain-containing protein — translated: MSVLFQNQIGPGMAKVLSMGALGKSDEEIASTLGMTAAGVAEHWRNLDQVFHPSIREGSLRALAGEPMGQEIAFEDLKALVLYEAAERHRYERLFEQAKAGVGLALRSSDSSKRNEFGASQQVKVSYLSNLMETMPMAVYRVEGQPPFRILFAFGSAGAKGWSDEDFTSGKIQVLDLMHPEDLPIVIAGMESHAKAGREFSSFQYRFREPEGGYRWELDAVRTHYAADGSVESYTVVTTNITDLVESGKWPTKSACTWPQAMLV
- a CDS encoding CofH family radical SAM protein, producing MTTVLSGKTDSQRLDAIGGIVQGGGRISPEDALFLLENADPLSLSALATLRRQQLAPDPVVTYVVGRILNYTNVCWVRCKFCAFYRVPNHAEGYTLTEDEILDKVRHTVETAREMRESGESGSEPISQPSQLSPSSPPLPSSSPAESVEILFQGGLNPKLKIDWYEDIFRKIKAAYPEVILHALSPAEAIYISHISKLTLKDCLTRLKAAGLHSIPGAGGEILVDRVRKIIAPYKDTTDEWLECMRTATSLGLKSTASMMFGHVETLQDRVEHLTRIRDLQDECAPFRAFVTWSFQPEDTQLPISQKASSWDYLRTLAVSRIFLDNFVNIQLSILTQGPKVAQIGLRYGANDFGSIMIEENVVSAKGNKFIITAREFEKLIRGAGFEPRRRNTRYELIG
- a CDS encoding PIN domain-containing protein encodes the protein MIALDTNILVYAHRGDMPFHTEALSTLRRVLEGGEPWALPYQVLHEFYSIMTNPRLFADPTEPSVAIGAILELLRCPQTVLLSETGNYFPVLQKVLWGGDVRGGKVHDARIVALCLCHGVDEIYSADRDFSRFTGFIRITNPCARETPS
- a CDS encoding glycosyltransferase, with the translated sequence MKPGITLATIVRNEARCLERCLSSLSGLATDVVLVDTGSTDGTQEIGRANGARIIEIEWPNAFDAARNVALDAVETEWTLWLDADEWLVEGAVDAIKRAILNDLAFGFTLIRRDLLPDGAHGEQSLFRLWRTHPEVRFAGVIHEHLPDEALMAAYPGQKLMNTDIPFWHDGFRQEVSEAKLRRNLPLLEREVELRPGQYYYRIELANTLVKLGDPRGQILLDELADELVSLQHLDEPPSNTLDQFLASYLTGLPDVELRSRRADVLILLCKGWFPRSPWALSVAAQTEIRRGNLHGALSTLQDLERLAASGKYDRSTTVHPMLLGEALYTNLALVAHQLGRVDLARLNYERLLKLDPQNPLARENLATLRR
- a CDS encoding acylphosphatase; this encodes MPTRRMVVSGRVQGVGFRDYTLRCADQYEVLGEVWNRLDEWVEVIAQHPDPVVLDLFREQLLFGPGRVDSVSDEDYDPAPEYDGFRISFIV
- a CDS encoding phytanoyl-CoA dioxygenase family protein, with amino-acid sequence MLEETQRADASQLAESYRREGFVIVRGLLSKREVQEYLAHFMALRESGFDPGENSETRLLSDDPLRLWPRFMHPHRRDPKSLSLLLDPRIRAVLRSVLGEDALAAQTMFYFKPPGSRGHALHQDQYFLRVDPGTCHACWVALDPADEDNGGMRVVPGMGDLPLMCVKQADPSQSWSQITIPLPDDAKAVELQLNAGDALFFNGWTPHGSSTNTSADRFRRSFIAHYVPSSARQVSAWYQPLLNFEGREVTREVSPQGGPCGVWTEDDGKLSLSMIDPDFEQPKKEHE
- the murJ gene encoding murein biosynthesis integral membrane protein MurJ, whose protein sequence is MSTQQAPTVARASLIMAASLLLSRILGVLRDQVMVWSFGRNEFTDAYRWSYSIPDLLFFLVAGGALSSAFIPVFSEYLHTDRKDEAWKVFSVVTTLMSVIVIGFVVFAWVFAYPLTYAVAPGSDADPVRELIATMSRIVLPAQFAFFIGGLMFGALYSHQRFTVPGLGPNVYNLGIIFGALVISQFVTPGVVGMSWGALIGATIGSFLVPLVALRAVNPEFRPSLDLSHPGVKKVMKLMLPVILGLSLPGVYGLIMQAFSSYYGKGTATAMDLSNKLMQAPLAVFGQSLAIAVFPTLSMHFAQKEMDKYASQLASTLRTVIYISVPVSALMIVQSPDIVAVLFQYGKRFGASDTAVVASCLQLFGVGVFAWCLHPVLMRGFFAIQNTVTPIAIGTATTAVFLGLCFGLRLTSLSYLSLPLASSVSAILLAVMLLGVLNRRIEEFDLKGITATFFKSSGAGLAMGLVLWMGALVVPRGEGLGHNALSLVRLFVFGLSGVWVYYGITRRLAMPETAYLDRTLAKLNRKRGA